CGTCGGGCAACAATCAAACTTTGATTAGCGTGACGGGCACCAATCAATTGTTAGCTAAGCTTAACGGTACGCCCGGTACTCTCAGCGCTGGCGATTTCACTCAGGTAACAATCTAACTGCCTCGGGTAGGGTGTGCAACGCGCACCTTACTGCGGGCAAAACATTGGGTAGGTGCGCCCGCGCGGGCGCACCGCCCGAATAAAACACCATACGCGATTGATTGTTAAAACCGTCAAGAGATATCGAAGAAAGATGTGAAAAATAGACTCTCTTGTTTGCTTTCCTACGGAGCGCGTTCATGTATAGCGTTCCTCTCTTCAGACAAAAAACACTAACCCAAGTCTATTGGCATCAAACAAGCTTTCTCACCAACTAAATTTCCGAGCTCTGGCAAGTTTGGACATCGCAAAAACAGGTTACATTGACCCATCTTTGGCGCAATTATTCGGGTTCTAAGTCAGGCGAATGTATGGCGCGATAGCTAGAGCAATTTTTCGTAAGTCTGAGCTAATATCATTTCCTATCGATTGCCATAATGAAACGGTTTTTAATCGACCAGAAAGTCCGCTCTCCGGTTGCGGACTGAAGTCCGCACTACGAACCTTTGATAGTGGGGGTAATCGATCGGACACGGGAGCATTCTCTATTTTTTGAATTTACTGTTAGTAATTCAAACAAATGTTTTAGGCGCTAAGTAGGTGAGTCAGGCGCGCAATACCAACCTCAACATAAAGGTGAAAACAGTAATTTTTATTTTTATTAGATTATCTGCACTTAATACAAATAAAACTTACTGTTTTCACCGAAAGCTCGTGATAAATAAAATAGCTTTCGGATTTGACTGAGCAATACTTCGGACAGTGCTTATCTGGTCGTATGAAAATGCAATTCCAGGACGCACTCGCGACAAGACTGAAACCGAGTTTCTGACTAGATTTATTGTCAAGCATCGCAAATTTTTCTCATAAACCTGGTTTTGAGACGAACGCTATGCGTAATCTTTGAAACTGTCCGAAGTGTTGACTGAGGTAAATAAACCAAAGTTTATCGTGAAGTCAAATTTCGGATGCCGCGCAATCTTTTATTCATGCTGCATCTGTCAATATCGAGATTTTAATATTTTCTAGGTGAATCTACCAGCAAATAGCAAACATTTTCCTAGGTATGCAAAATGAGTTCAAATTTGACCAGTATTGATTCACAATATCTTCTCCGCAATTCTCGTCCTCATTCTCTTGTCTTCATTGACTCCGATGTAGATGATTATCAAACTCTTGCGGGCGGGGTGCTTGGGAATGCAGAGACGATTATTTTAGATAAAAATGGTAACGGAGTCGAGCAGATTACTGCGAAACTGCAATCCATTGCTGCTGCGGGGGGAATTGTAGACCAGGTTCACATTTTTTCTCACGGTAATTCTGGTAGCTTGCAGCTTGGTTCTGCGACGCTGAATGTGGATAGTTTGCCTCAGTATGAAAGCCAGTTGCAAGGGTGGCGAAATACGCTGAGCGACAAAGCTGATATCATGCTCTACGGTTGCGATGTGGCTGCGGGTGACGGGGCTAATTTTGTCGATCGCCTTTCGGAGTTAACCGGAGCTGATATTGCTGCATCTACCGATCGCACTGGCCGCGGCGGTAACTGGAATTTGGAGTTTGCCAAGGGCGATATTGAAGCACCCAGTGCCTTGACTCCAGAGACAATGGTCGATTACCGAGGGGCTTTAGCGACTGTTACCGTTACCAACAATAATGATAGCGGTGCCGGTTCCTTGAGAGATGCGATCGCCTCCGCAGCAGCCGGCGATACCATTCAATTTTCCTCGACTCTTGCCAATCAAACAATTGTTTTGACTTCGGGTCAGTTGGTTATCAACAAAAACTTGACAATTGATGCTGTTAGTGCTAGCAATTTAACCGTCAGCGGTAACAACTCTTCGCGGGTAATCCTGACACAAGATGCAACCAATGTTACTCTAAAAAACCTGATTGTTGCCAACGGACGAGTGTCTGGAACCGATCCGAATAACGAAACAACTAGCGCAGGCGGTGGCATTCAAACGGGAGGTGGCAGCAATTTAACTTTAGAAAATTGCCAAGTAAATAATAATGTTGCGGGTTTCGGCGGTGGCATTTATACCGGTTTCCGCAGCAGCACAACTGTGATTAACAGCAAGTTTAGCGGCAATGACGGTTCTTTGGCGGATAATACCGAACGCGGTGGCGGGGCGATCGCCACTAAGAGCGGGGGTTCTCTGACTATCAGAGGTAGTGAATTTAGCAACAACAAAGGCAGCTACGGCGGGGCTGTAAATAACCTGTTGGGCAGCATGACGATCGAAAACTCTAAATTCACCGGCAACCGCACAGACAAAAACGTTGGTGGGGCAGTTTTCGTCGATGGGGCTAGCGAATTAACTAACGATGCGATCGGTGGCAACATCATTATTCGCGGCAGCACTTTTGACGGCAATATTGGAGCCGGAGAAGGAGGGGCAGCCTTTCTGTTCGGTTATCCCCCAGATAAAATGGTGCTAGAAAATAGCACTTTTATCAACAACAAAGCTGTCAAAAAAGCAGATGGTACAGGAGGTTCAGCAGGCGCAGTACGTCAGGGAAATGCCGATTTTACTGTTACAAGCTGTACCTTTGCCAACAACACAGCCGATGATAACGGCGGCGGTTTGTGGATAGGGGAAGAGAGCAACATCAACATTGTTAACAGTACATTTTACAACAACACCGCTGCTCAACAAGGCGGAGGAATGGTAATCGCTAACGCAGATTCCTTTTCGACTAACATCGTCAATTCGACTTTTGCCAAAAATACCGCTGGGGAATATTCGGGAGGCATTTCTACCTTTAACGATCCTAACAAGTCCCCAATTACTGTCAAAAATTCGATTTTTGATAGGAATACGGCTGGTAATATTTATAAAATCGGTCAGCAGACTGGACGCGCACTAATTGACGGGGGAAATAATCTGCAATTTCCCAATAAATTTACGGTGGGCGATCCTAATGACAATAATGTCACGGAAAATGTGACGATCGCCGATCCTTTACTCGGATCTCTGCAAAACTTTAACGGCGCTTTGGTGCTGCCGCTGCTAGCCGGAAGTCCTGCCATTGATACGGGTACAGGTGCGGGCGCGCCGGCTGTGGATGAGCGCGGTGTCAGTCGCCCTCAAGATGGTGATAATAACGGAAGTGCGATCGTAGATATCGGCGCTTTTGAATACAGCACCGCAGTCATACCCACGCCAACTCCCACGCCGGCGCCCACTCCCACACCCGCACCAACTCCCACGCCAACTCCCACGCCGGCGCCAACTCCCACTCCCACACCCGCACCGACTCCCACGCCAACTCCCACGCCGGCGCCAACTCCCACACCCGCACCGACTCCCACGCCGACTCCCACGCCGGCGCCAACTCCCACACCCGCACCGACTCCCACGCCAACTCCCACGCCGGCGCCAACTCCCACACCCGCACCGACTCCCACGCCGACTCCCACGCCGGCGCCAACTCCCACACCCGCACCAACTCCCACGCCAACCCCCACGCCGGCGCCAACTCCCACACCCGCACCGACTCCCACGCCAACCCCCACGCCCGTATCGGGTACAGATGATTGCCTGTTCAATGGCCTCAACGCCCCGCAACTCGACCCTGCTGCCATTATTTCCAACTCCGTCCAACAAACTTTCAACGGCGGTAGCGGCAACGATTCGATCGTGGGCGGCGCCATTAACGAGTCGATTAACGGACTAGCCGGCAACGATACTCTCTACGGGATGGGCGGCAATGATAACCTCGACGGCGGCGCCGATAACGACTTAATTTTCGGCAACGAAGGCACCGATTTTGTTCAAGGTAATACCGGCAACGATACTGTCTACGCAGGTAAAGACAATGACACTGTTCTTGGCGGAGATGGCGACGACTTTTTGAGAGGAGATTTCGGCAAA
This sequence is a window from Microcoleus sp. bin38.metabat.b11b12b14.051. Protein-coding genes within it:
- a CDS encoding DUF4347 domain-containing protein, whose amino-acid sequence is MSSNLTSIDSQYLLRNSRPHSLVFIDSDVDDYQTLAGGVLGNAETIILDKNGNGVEQITAKLQSIAAAGGIVDQVHIFSHGNSGSLQLGSATLNVDSLPQYESQLQGWRNTLSDKADIMLYGCDVAAGDGANFVDRLSELTGADIAASTDRTGRGGNWNLEFAKGDIEAPSALTPETMVDYRGALATVTVTNNNDSGAGSLRDAIASAAAGDTIQFSSTLANQTIVLTSGQLVINKNLTIDAVSASNLTVSGNNSSRVILTQDATNVTLKNLIVANGRVSGTDPNNETTSAGGGIQTGGGSNLTLENCQVNNNVAGFGGGIYTGFRSSTTVINSKFSGNDGSLADNTERGGGAIATKSGGSLTIRGSEFSNNKGSYGGAVNNLLGSMTIENSKFTGNRTDKNVGGAVFVDGASELTNDAIGGNIIIRGSTFDGNIGAGEGGAAFLFGYPPDKMVLENSTFINNKAVKKADGTGGSAGAVRQGNADFTVTSCTFANNTADDNGGGLWIGEESNINIVNSTFYNNTAAQQGGGMVIANADSFSTNIVNSTFAKNTAGEYSGGISTFNDPNKSPITVKNSIFDRNTAGNIYKIGQQTGRALIDGGNNLQFPNKFTVGDPNDNNVTENVTIADPLLGSLQNFNGALVLPLLAGSPAIDTGTGAGAPAVDERGVSRPQDGDNNGSAIVDIGAFEYSTAVIPTPTPTPAPTPTPAPTPTPTPTPAPTPTPTPAPTPTPTPTPAPTPTPAPTPTPTPTPAPTPTPAPTPTPTPTPAPTPTPAPTPTPTPTPAPTPTPAPTPTPTPTPAPTPTPAPTPTPTPTPVSGTDDCLFNGLNAPQLDPAAIISNSVQQTFNGGSGNDSIVGGAINESINGLAGNDTLYGMGGNDNLDGGADNDLIFGNEGTDFVQGNTGNDTVYAGKDNDTVLGGDGDDFLRGDFGKDTVAGGSGNDTIFGGKDEDILLGEDGDDYLLGNLENDTINAGNGSDIVFGNEGADLLFGQLGNDTIYGGKENDSLDAGEGNDWLFGGNDNDAMCGDIGNDTLYGGKGNDTLYGGAGADFLSGDIGDDTLTGGSGRDVFLLNQSVGSDIITDFRKGEDLIGLNPGLSFNQLSITSSNNQTLIGVTGTNQLLAKLNGVAPGTLTASDFISQ